One genomic segment of Armatimonadota bacterium includes these proteins:
- a CDS encoding alcohol dehydrogenase catalytic domain-containing protein — MPTMRAARLFATRDMRVVEVERPRPGRGEVVVRIAYTGICGTDIEIYTGRMPFIALGLIPLPQTLGHEWSGIVQEVGEGVTEFAPGDRVTGDVTISCRVCEFCKAGRYNICPNRRSVGVIRKDGALAEYLVMPAHHVYRIPDGLSLEEAALAEPASCAVHAVRRLGVQPGDRIVVVGDGTLGLLALQAARAAGAGRVVMIGSHDEKLALAQELGAHATVNRHRQDVVQAPLDLCGGKVEGVIEASGNTAAVAPALRLLRPGGRMVVISIYHEPVPALDLAAVTSNEITITGTLAGPNIFPGLLRLMAEGAIRTRPLITHRLPLDEVPEAFKRIEMRSEPYVKMLVFQRGTPTGS; from the coding sequence ATGCCTACCATGAGAGCGGCGCGCCTGTTCGCCACGCGGGACATGCGCGTGGTGGAGGTGGAGCGGCCCCGCCCCGGCCGCGGCGAGGTGGTGGTGCGGATCGCGTACACCGGAATCTGCGGGACGGACATCGAGATATACACCGGCCGGATGCCCTTCATCGCCCTGGGCCTCATCCCTCTGCCTCAGACCCTGGGGCACGAATGGTCCGGCATTGTCCAGGAGGTGGGAGAAGGCGTGACGGAATTCGCTCCGGGGGACCGGGTCACCGGCGATGTGACCATCTCCTGCCGGGTGTGCGAGTTCTGTAAAGCCGGCCGGTACAACATCTGTCCCAATCGCCGCTCAGTGGGGGTCATTCGCAAGGACGGAGCGCTGGCCGAGTACCTGGTGATGCCGGCGCACCACGTCTACCGCATCCCCGACGGGCTCTCCCTGGAGGAGGCCGCCCTGGCCGAGCCGGCCAGTTGCGCGGTACACGCCGTACGGCGGCTGGGCGTGCAGCCCGGGGACCGCATCGTAGTGGTGGGCGACGGTACGCTGGGCCTGCTGGCCCTGCAGGCGGCCAGGGCCGCCGGCGCCGGCCGGGTGGTTATGATTGGCTCGCATGACGAGAAGCTGGCGCTGGCCCAAGAGCTGGGCGCACACGCCACGGTGAACCGCCATCGCCAGGACGTGGTGCAGGCCCCCCTGGACCTCTGCGGGGGCAAGGTCGAGGGGGTGATCGAGGCTTCGGGCAACACCGCCGCGGTGGCCCCCGCACTGCGCCTGCTGCGTCCGGGGGGGCGGATGGTGGTCATCAGCATCTACCACGAGCCGGTGCCCGCGCTGGACCTGGCGGCGGTGACCAGCAACGAGATCACCATCACCGGAACCCTGGCGGGGCCGAACATCTTCCCGGGGCTCCTGCGCTTGATGGCCGAAGGTGCCATCCGGACCCGGCCGCTGATTACGCACCGTCTGCCTCTGGATGAGGTGCCTGAGGCATTCAAGAGGATCGAGATGCGGTCCGAGCCCTACGTGAAGATGCTTGTCTTCCAGCGAGGGACGCCTACCGGATCGTGA
- a CDS encoding tripartite tricarboxylate transporter substrate binding protein, translating into MYRRAGFFLIVAVVLAAGGSVSAQAPRYPAKPITMLVGWPAGGATDLLARTLAEAAKPHFDQPLVVVNRPGGAGTIATAELVNAAPDGYTLLLQAIAVVAVQPHLRKVPYTIDDMIPVIHLGRNPTTIGVRADAPWRTPQEFVEAARREPGRIRIAAPGVGTIPHLNAVLLTGWAKVSVTFVITTGGAMSVAQLLGGHVEAIAQHYNDYISQAEAGRIRPLGVFSEARNPLFPEVPTFKEFGYNITGEVYNFIVVPKGTPESVRKYLHDRFKRALNEPLMRDWAKKTLYTIEYLGPEDTDKRIRYWNRVYADVVRMLGIGER; encoded by the coding sequence ATGTACCGGCGAGCAGGTTTCTTCCTGATCGTCGCTGTCGTTCTGGCGGCGGGAGGGTCGGTGAGCGCTCAGGCCCCCCGCTACCCTGCGAAGCCGATCACCATGCTGGTTGGGTGGCCGGCGGGGGGCGCCACGGACCTGCTGGCGCGCACTCTGGCCGAGGCGGCAAAACCGCACTTTGATCAACCGTTGGTGGTGGTGAATCGTCCCGGAGGCGCAGGGACAATCGCCACCGCCGAGTTGGTCAACGCTGCGCCCGACGGGTACACGCTGCTTCTCCAGGCCATAGCCGTCGTCGCGGTGCAGCCACATCTGCGCAAGGTTCCCTACACCATCGATGACATGATTCCCGTTATTCACCTGGGAAGAAATCCTACCACCATCGGCGTGCGGGCTGATGCTCCCTGGAGGACGCCACAGGAGTTCGTGGAGGCAGCCCGCAGGGAGCCGGGACGTATTCGCATCGCCGCCCCCGGTGTGGGTACCATCCCGCATCTCAACGCCGTTCTGCTCACGGGTTGGGCCAAGGTGAGTGTGACCTTTGTCATTACCACCGGCGGTGCCATGTCCGTGGCACAACTGCTGGGGGGGCACGTGGAAGCCATCGCGCAGCACTACAACGACTACATCTCCCAGGCCGAGGCGGGGCGCATCCGTCCACTGGGTGTCTTCTCGGAGGCGCGCAACCCTCTGTTCCCGGAGGTGCCTACCTTTAAGGAATTCGGTTACAACATCACCGGCGAGGTCTATAACTTCATCGTGGTTCCCAAGGGGACCCCCGAATCCGTGAGAAAGTATCTCCACGATAGGTTCAAGCGGGCGCTAAACGAACCCCTGATGAGAGACTGGGCCAAGAAGACTCTGTACACCATCGAGTATCTGGGACCGGAGGACACGGACAAGCGTATCCGCTACTGGAACAGGGTCTATGCCGATGTGGTGCGGATGCTGGGAATCGGGGAGCGTTGA
- a CDS encoding tripartite tricarboxylate transporter TctB family protein, which produces MRSRRGLSPHASAAIVAAILSALYLAAARSYRLGNLTNPGAGLFPLLVGIALLVTSLSLLLVEVIRARSPAHPHALPADQPRTPFMDRTMLTFAGVSVLYPMAVAAVGFEVATAAALAGMSFAMGERGVMRLVLLGVLGAAASHLLFRRLLGVPLP; this is translated from the coding sequence GTGAGGTCAAGGCGGGGTCTTAGCCCTCACGCTTCAGCGGCCATTGTTGCTGCCATCCTGTCTGCTCTCTACCTCGCCGCGGCCCGGAGCTACAGGCTCGGAAACCTGACGAATCCGGGTGCCGGCCTGTTCCCGCTTCTGGTGGGGATCGCGCTGCTGGTCACGTCCCTGTCTCTGCTGCTGGTGGAAGTGATCAGGGCACGATCCCCCGCCCATCCCCACGCCTTGCCCGCCGACCAGCCGCGGACGCCATTCATGGATCGCACCATGCTGACATTTGCTGGTGTCTCCGTTCTCTACCCGATGGCAGTTGCCGCCGTAGGATTCGAAGTCGCCACGGCCGCAGCCCTCGCGGGGATGTCTTTCGCCATGGGTGAACGGGGCGTTATGCGATTGGTCCTGCTGGGCGTCCTCGGCGCAGCCGCGAGCCACCTGCTCTTTCGCCGCCTCCTCGGCGTGCCGCTGCCGTGA
- a CDS encoding tripartite tricarboxylate transporter permease — protein sequence MSVFQGLLHGFAVAATPANLLAAFIGVVVGTVVGVLPGIGVIGAMALLLPYTFGLDVRAGLIMLAGIWYGAMYGGSTTSILINLPGEAASVVTTLDGYQMARKGRAGAALAVAAIGSFVAGTFGLIGLTLFAPALANAALAFGPPEFLAVSVLGFVLLSRLTGGSAIASLLMIFVGMALATVGMDLMSGINRFTFGVLQLSTGIELAPLVMGLFGLAEILAVVSRPYTVEMTRVRWRHLYPSALEMRRSAKPIARGSVLGFLVGLIPGPAVVMASFASYAIERRLSRHPEEFGRGAIEGVAGPESANNSATSGAMIPLLALGLPFAPATAMLLGGFMIHGVTPGPLLMIQHPDVFWGLVASMYIGNAMLLILNLPLVPAFASIIRTPPRILMPIIMVVSVVGAYSINNRLFDVWVMLAAGALGYLLRKADLPAAPLVIGYVLGPFIEVYARQSLLMLYGNPLAIFLRPLAAVFLVVTAVVALVPAVVRIARGRAGHGQSLPHGG from the coding sequence GTGAGCGTCTTCCAGGGCCTGCTCCACGGCTTCGCGGTTGCGGCCACGCCTGCCAACCTCCTGGCCGCGTTCATTGGCGTCGTCGTGGGTACGGTAGTCGGTGTGCTGCCGGGCATCGGCGTGATTGGGGCTATGGCGTTGCTGCTGCCATACACCTTCGGCCTGGACGTGCGGGCCGGGCTGATCATGCTGGCGGGGATCTGGTATGGGGCGATGTATGGGGGAAGTACCACGTCCATTCTCATCAATCTCCCCGGGGAAGCGGCGAGCGTGGTGACCACGCTCGACGGCTACCAGATGGCGCGCAAAGGACGTGCGGGAGCGGCGCTGGCCGTAGCTGCCATCGGTTCGTTCGTGGCAGGCACGTTTGGACTGATCGGCCTGACCCTGTTCGCTCCTGCCCTGGCCAACGCCGCCCTGGCCTTCGGTCCTCCGGAGTTCCTCGCCGTGAGCGTCCTGGGTTTCGTGCTCCTGAGCCGGCTGACAGGAGGATCAGCCATCGCCTCTTTGCTCATGATATTCGTGGGAATGGCTCTGGCAACTGTTGGCATGGACCTTATGTCAGGCATCAACCGGTTCACATTCGGCGTGCTCCAGCTCAGCACCGGGATCGAACTTGCACCCCTGGTGATGGGACTCTTCGGCCTTGCCGAAATTCTGGCGGTAGTGTCCAGGCCGTATACGGTGGAGATGACGCGGGTGCGCTGGCGGCATCTCTATCCCTCGGCGCTGGAGATGAGGCGGTCGGCCAAGCCCATCGCGCGCGGCAGTGTGCTTGGATTTCTGGTCGGCCTCATTCCCGGACCGGCCGTGGTCATGGCCTCGTTCGCCTCCTACGCGATAGAACGGCGACTCTCTCGTCATCCTGAGGAGTTTGGGAGGGGAGCCATAGAAGGTGTGGCCGGCCCGGAATCAGCCAACAACTCCGCCACCTCGGGGGCTATGATCCCTCTACTGGCCCTGGGGCTTCCCTTTGCGCCGGCGACCGCCATGCTGCTGGGGGGGTTCATGATTCATGGTGTGACACCCGGGCCGCTGCTTATGATCCAACACCCGGACGTCTTCTGGGGATTGGTGGCCAGTATGTACATCGGTAACGCCATGCTTCTCATCCTGAACCTCCCCCTGGTTCCCGCCTTCGCCAGCATCATCCGCACGCCTCCACGGATCTTGATGCCCATCATCATGGTTGTCTCCGTGGTTGGTGCCTACTCCATCAACAATCGGTTGTTTGATGTCTGGGTGATGCTGGCCGCAGGGGCCCTGGGCTATCTGTTGCGCAAAGCAGATCTGCCGGCGGCTCCCTTGGTGATTGGCTACGTCTTGGGACCATTCATCGAGGTCTATGCCCGGCAGTCACTTCTAATGCTCTATGGCAACCCGCTGGCGATCTTCCTGAGGCCCCTCGCCGCTGTTTTCCTCGTGGTGACTGCGGTCGTCGCGCTGGTACCTGCCGTTGTTCGGATCGCACGGGGCCGCGCTGGACACGGGCAAAGCCTCCCACATGGCGGGTAG
- a CDS encoding Ldh family oxidoreductase: protein MVEHQAHIRVEVHELERYCAALLRSAGVEAGEALEVARALVWAEAKGITSHGVRLLPIYTKRFQAGLVRSPASVSRVREGPCWVVLDGGSGFGPVLGSLAAEEATRRASIYGLAAVWVRNATHFGAAGYYAWQIATKGMIGCVLCNAAPTMTVWGAREVAIGTNPIALAAPSEDGFPILLDMATSVVSRQTINLARDRGMRIPLGWALDEEGHPTDLPGRAAMLLPFGGYKGSGLAIFVEILCGLVGGACSRHEIGRLAYDFDRPEGIGQFYLAMDLKQVSELPAYGRRMREMVQALRHLRPAEGVDRVLLPGEREFAAEAANLQSGLLLDPSVARDVFAMGDAFGVPRPALM, encoded by the coding sequence ATGGTTGAACACCAGGCCCACATACGTGTGGAGGTTCACGAGCTGGAGCGCTATTGTGCGGCGCTTCTGAGGTCCGCTGGCGTGGAAGCTGGCGAGGCCCTGGAGGTTGCCCGCGCGCTGGTCTGGGCTGAGGCCAAGGGGATCACCTCGCACGGTGTCCGTTTGCTGCCCATATACACAAAGCGCTTTCAGGCGGGGCTCGTTCGCTCTCCAGCGTCCGTCTCTCGGGTACGCGAGGGCCCCTGCTGGGTGGTGCTCGACGGCGGCTCTGGCTTCGGCCCGGTGCTGGGATCCCTTGCCGCCGAGGAGGCCACCCGACGCGCCAGCATTTACGGGCTAGCGGCGGTCTGGGTACGCAACGCTACGCACTTTGGTGCCGCCGGGTACTACGCCTGGCAAATTGCCACCAAGGGGATGATTGGCTGTGTGCTGTGCAACGCGGCTCCTACCATGACCGTATGGGGCGCCAGGGAGGTGGCGATAGGCACGAACCCCATCGCGTTAGCTGCGCCGAGTGAGGATGGCTTCCCAATACTTCTGGATATGGCGACGAGCGTAGTCTCCCGACAGACGATCAACCTGGCGCGCGACCGCGGCATGCGCATTCCCTTGGGATGGGCCCTGGATGAGGAGGGGCATCCCACCGATCTGCCCGGGCGAGCGGCGATGCTGCTGCCGTTTGGCGGGTACAAGGGGTCAGGCCTTGCCATCTTCGTGGAGATCCTTTGTGGCCTGGTGGGAGGAGCCTGCTCCCGACACGAGATCGGTCGCCTGGCTTACGACTTCGACCGACCTGAAGGGATCGGACAGTTCTACCTGGCCATGGATCTGAAGCAGGTGTCGGAACTTCCCGCATACGGCCGGCGGATGCGCGAAATGGTGCAAGCACTGCGCCACCTCCGCCCGGCTGAAGGCGTGGATCGGGTGTTGCTTCCGGGCGAGAGAGAGTTCGCCGCCGAGGCAGCGAACCTGCAAAGTGGCCTACTCTTAGATCCTTCCGTAGCCCGGGATGTTTTCGCCATGGGCGATGCCTTCGGGGTGCCTCGGCCCGCCCTGATGTGA
- a CDS encoding sulfatase, producing MNVTLIIADTLRADHLGCYGNPWIRTPTLDHLATESIVFTRAYPEVLPTIPVRRTLHTGRRTFPCRDWFPRKGDTVRVPGWQPIPEEEVTLAEILQHEGYRTALITDVFHMFKPSMNFHRGFDEWRWIRGQERDRYRSAPPEVDVDRYLNPAMRGSRAEIILREHLANTRDRRHEEDWAAPQVFREGIRWLEENRDAERFFLVLDVFDPHEPWDPPQWYRDLYYPNYTGREMIMPMYGEADYLSPDELRYMRACYAAEVTMVDRWLGHFMGALRDLGRLEDTAVIFVSDHGHQLGEHGLVGKVPRGLYPELMHVPFLLRHPEGLGAGRRVDAFVQHHDLPPTILGLLGVQPPLPMDGIDLTPLVRGQDRRTREYVTCIFRDYVWTMDREFALIARRDGGDMHLFDLAKDPEQRLDVVDAHGDLARTLWERIVADAAGEIPDYTHLLSPKPGAWYQI from the coding sequence ATGAACGTCACCCTGATCATCGCCGACACCCTGCGAGCCGACCACCTGGGTTGCTACGGGAACCCGTGGATCCGCACGCCCACCCTCGATCACCTGGCCACGGAGAGCATTGTCTTCACGCGCGCCTACCCAGAGGTGTTGCCCACAATCCCGGTGCGCCGGACCCTGCACACGGGCCGGCGCACGTTTCCCTGCCGGGATTGGTTTCCGCGTAAGGGCGATACGGTTCGGGTCCCCGGATGGCAACCGATCCCGGAAGAAGAGGTCACGCTCGCCGAGATCCTCCAGCACGAGGGGTACCGGACGGCATTGATCACGGACGTCTTCCATATGTTCAAGCCCTCCATGAATTTCCACCGCGGCTTCGACGAGTGGCGCTGGATCCGCGGCCAGGAGCGGGACCGTTACCGTTCAGCTCCTCCAGAAGTCGACGTCGACCGGTACCTGAACCCAGCTATGCGCGGGTCTCGCGCCGAGATCATCCTGCGAGAGCACTTAGCCAATACCCGAGACCGACGGCACGAGGAGGACTGGGCAGCACCTCAGGTCTTCCGAGAAGGGATCCGCTGGCTGGAGGAAAACCGGGACGCTGAACGATTCTTCCTTGTGCTGGACGTGTTTGACCCTCATGAGCCGTGGGATCCTCCCCAGTGGTACCGGGACCTGTACTATCCAAACTACACGGGCCGCGAGATGATCATGCCCATGTACGGGGAGGCGGACTATCTGTCGCCCGACGAACTGCGCTACATGCGGGCCTGCTACGCCGCAGAAGTGACCATGGTAGATCGCTGGTTGGGCCATTTCATGGGAGCTCTCCGAGATCTCGGCCGGCTGGAGGACACTGCCGTGATTTTCGTCTCGGACCACGGGCATCAGCTGGGCGAGCACGGCCTGGTTGGCAAGGTGCCCCGTGGACTCTACCCTGAGCTCATGCACGTGCCTTTTCTCCTGCGGCATCCGGAAGGCCTGGGGGCGGGCCGCCGCGTAGATGCGTTCGTTCAGCACCACGACCTGCCCCCGACCATCCTGGGCCTGCTGGGTGTACAACCTCCCTTACCCATGGATGGGATTGACCTCACCCCCCTGGTCCGTGGCCAGGATCGCCGCACGCGCGAGTATGTGACGTGCATCTTCAGGGACTACGTGTGGACCATGGATCGGGAATTTGCCCTCATAGCGAGGCGAGACGGAGGCGATATGCACCTCTTCGACCTGGCTAAGGATCCTGAGCAGCGTCTAGACGTCGTCGACGCACACGGGGATCTGGCTCGCACGCTGTGGGAGCGTATCGTGGCGGACGCTGCGGGAGAAATCCCGGACTACACGCACCTGCTGAGCCCAAAGCCAGGGGCATGGTACCAGATCTGA
- a CDS encoding tripartite tricarboxylate transporter substrate binding protein — protein sequence MSRVAVIGMALSLMLAMPSSVLAAGYPDRAITLVVPFPPGGATDIVGRGIAEAVKKHLPQPVVVVNRAGGAGTVGVSEVVLAKPDGYTIGLGAVAILTVQPYLSPLPYKNPGDITPILKLVNLPVVLFVRSDAPWKTASELLEYARANPGRLRVGVPGIGTILHLNLEQLKLLARVDMVTVPFEGPRQVAALLGGHVDLALAHPAAIMGYVEAGRIRVIGVFQPNRNPRFPQAQTFRELGYDITRGVYYFLFAPRNTVRTVIIVLHDAFRKALSEPAFVELARKADFEIDYQPPGALTRELWASFEEYGRLVEYLGLKK from the coding sequence ATGTCCAGAGTCGCTGTCATCGGGATGGCACTCTCACTCATGCTGGCAATGCCCTCTTCCGTGCTCGCCGCCGGTTATCCCGATCGGGCGATCACGCTGGTCGTACCCTTTCCTCCAGGAGGGGCCACCGACATCGTGGGTCGCGGCATCGCTGAGGCGGTAAAGAAACACCTGCCCCAGCCCGTGGTCGTGGTAAACCGGGCAGGGGGTGCGGGTACGGTGGGAGTTTCGGAGGTGGTTCTGGCCAAGCCGGACGGTTACACCATCGGCCTTGGTGCTGTGGCCATCCTAACCGTGCAGCCGTACCTCTCTCCTTTACCCTACAAGAACCCGGGTGACATTACCCCCATCCTGAAGCTGGTCAACCTGCCTGTTGTCCTCTTCGTTCGTAGCGATGCGCCGTGGAAGACAGCCTCGGAGCTGCTGGAGTATGCACGCGCGAACCCCGGGAGGCTTCGGGTAGGGGTTCCTGGTATTGGCACGATCCTCCACCTAAACCTGGAACAGCTCAAACTGCTGGCCCGGGTAGACATGGTGACGGTACCTTTCGAAGGGCCCCGTCAGGTGGCCGCTCTGCTCGGAGGGCACGTAGACCTCGCTCTGGCTCATCCCGCAGCCATCATGGGGTACGTGGAGGCAGGCAGGATCCGCGTAATCGGTGTCTTTCAACCGAATAGGAATCCGCGATTTCCCCAGGCGCAGACGTTCAGGGAGCTGGGCTACGACATCACCCGGGGCGTCTACTACTTCCTGTTCGCTCCCCGGAACACCGTCCGAACCGTTATCATCGTGCTCCATGACGCCTTCAGGAAGGCGCTGAGTGAGCCTGCCTTCGTCGAGCTGGCGCGGAAGGCGGATTTCGAAATCGACTACCAGCCGCCGGGGGCGCTGACGCGAGAGCTTTGGGCCTCGTTCGAGGAATATGGCAGGCTGGTGGAGTATCTGGGCCTGAAGAAGTGA
- a CDS encoding tripartite tricarboxylate transporter TctB family protein: NPGAGMFPVALGVALLVVAIAVLWSEHPERAGAAGAVTAPPTPAGEARPHPLPRHLLQFFVTVALYPLAIRIAGFELATVVALPAMSLAMGERRPLWLLLLAAGGATATYAIFRLWLAVPLP, translated from the coding sequence CAAACCCCGGCGCGGGGATGTTTCCGGTGGCCCTGGGTGTTGCCCTGCTGGTGGTGGCCATCGCGGTGCTATGGTCCGAACACCCGGAGCGGGCTGGGGCGGCGGGGGCCGTCACGGCACCTCCGACGCCTGCCGGCGAGGCGCGGCCGCATCCCCTGCCCCGCCACCTGCTCCAGTTCTTCGTCACAGTGGCCCTGTATCCGCTCGCCATCCGCATCGCCGGTTTCGAGCTGGCGACGGTGGTGGCCCTGCCAGCCATGTCCCTGGCCATGGGCGAACGACGACCGCTGTGGCTTCTGCTGCTGGCAGCAGGTGGCGCCACGGCCACATACGCCATCTTCCGTCTGTGGCTGGCCGTGCCCCTCCCCTAG